In Micromonospora inyonensis, the genomic window GATCCTGTCGGTGCGGCGCGAGGACTGGGTGCGCACGGCACGGGGCATGGGGCTGTCGCGGAGCAGGGTGTTCCGCCGCCACGTGTTCCGCAATGCGATCAACCCGGTGGTCACCGTCTCAGGACTACAGCTGGGTGGCCTTCTCGGCGCGACCGTCCTCGTGGAGCAGGTGTTCAACTGGCCGGGTGTGGGCAGCACCCTGCTGAACGCGATCAACGGACGTGACTATCCGCTGGTGCAGGGAATCGTCATCGTCTTCGCCGTCGTGTTCATCCTGACGAATCTGCTCGTCGACCTCATGTACCGATTCCTGGACCCCCGGGTGGAGGGTTGATCGCGATGAAAAGCACGGTCCGATCGTTGTGGAGCAGATCGACTCCAGGACTCGCCGTCACCACCTGCGCGATGTTCCTGGTGCTCTGCTTCATCTTCATCTACCCGCTGGTCACGAGCGTCAATCCGCTCACCCAGGACATCGAGAACGCGTTCGCGCCGATCGGAACGCCCGGGCACGTGCTTGGCACCGACAACCTGGGTCGGGACACACTCGCCCGGCTGGTCCTCGGTCTGCGCACCGAGATCCTCGTCTGCGCGGCCGGCACCTTGCTGGCGGCGGTCGTCGGCACCCTCGTGGGCATCCTCGCCGCCTATTTCCGGGGCCTTTCCGATCTCCTGATGATGCGCGCGGTCGACATCGTCCTGGCCTTCCCGAACCTCGTTTTCGCCATGCTCATCGTCGCGCTGTACGGTGCCGGTGATCTGACCGTCGTCGCCGTCTGCGCCATGGCCTTCTTCCCGAACTTCGCCCGGTTGACCTACGGCGAGGTGCTCTCGCTCCGGCGGGCGCTGTACGTGGAGTCGGCGGAGCTGTTCGGCGGAACGCGCTTGCAGGTCATCCGCGGCCCTCTCCTGCGGGGCGTCGGACCGCTGGTGCTGGCGCAGGCGTTCCTGACGCTCGCATTCGCGGTCGGACTCGAATCCGGACTGAGCTTCCTCGGCCTCGGCATCACCCCGCCGTCGCCCTCGCTCGGACTGATGATCGCCACCGGGCAGCAGTACTTCATGCAGAGCCCGTGGCAGCTGCTCATCCCCAGCATCGTGCTCGTGGTGCTGCTGGTCGCGCTCGGATACGTGGCCGACTGGGTGCGGGACCTCCTCGATCCACGCGGCGTCACCCGCGTTCGGCGCGGGGCCCGCACGGGCTTCGCGCAACGCCGCAACGGTATGTCGTTCGGACAGGGGGCCGGCGCATGAACGCACGTGACGACATTCTCCTGACCGTCGAAGACCTCGACATCGAGGTGTCGGGGAAGTCGATCGTCGAAGGGGCATCGTTCTCGGTGGCCAAGGGCGAAGTGGTGGCGATCGTCGGTGAGTCCGGTGCCGGTAAGTCGATGACGGCGATGGCGATCCCGCACCTGTTGCCGCCTGGCGCGACCCGCCGGGGATCCATCCGTTTCGACGGCGACGAGCTTCTCGAGGTGTCGGATGCCGGGATGCGGCGCTACCGCGGGGCGGAGATCGCGTGCGTCTACCAGGAGCCGATGACGGCGCTGAACCCCCTGCACACCGTCGGCGACTTCCTGACGGAGGCGATCCGATCGCATGCGACCGGTGCGCGCGGGGGGCAGCGCCGTCCGCAGGAGCTTCTCGATCTGGTTGGCCTCGGCGGCTACGACGACCTGCTGCGGCGCTATCCGCACCAGCTCTCGGGCGGGCAGCGGCAGCGGATCATGGCGGCAGGGGCGGTCGCGTGGGAGCCCAAGCTTCTGATCGCCGACGAGCCGACGACGGCACTCGACGTGACGACGCAGCGCAACCTGCTCGCGATGTTCCGGGAACTCGTCGAGCGCGAGAAGATGTCGATGATCTTCGTCACCCACGACATGGGCGTGGTGGCGGACATCGCCGATTCCGTGGTCGTCATGCGTAACGGCAAGGTCGTGGAGACCGGGGACGTGTACTCGATCTTCGCTCGGCCCGCGCACGAGTACACGAGGTCTCTGCTCTCGGCTGCCCGGGCGCTGCACACCTCGGAGGCGGATGCCGCTTCTCCGGCTGCTGCGGGGGCTCCCGAGAAGCCCGCCACACCGGCAGGCACCGGTGCCGTGGATCCGCCTGTGCTGGAGGTCCGCGATCTCGTCGTGGAGTACCGACGGACGGGTCTTCGTCGTCGGCGGACGGAGGAGAGTCGCAGAGCCGCTGTTCGTGACGCGAACCTGACCGTGGCCCGCGGCGAGACGCTGGGGATCGTGGGGGAGTCAGGTTCCGGCAAGTCCACGATCGCCCGGTCGATTCTCGGGCTCACCCCGGCGACATCAGGGTCGGTCTCCATCGCCGGAGTCGACATGGTCGGGCTGCGCGGACGTGATCGCCGACGTGCGCTCTCCCGGCTCGGCGTGGTCTTCCAGGACCCGACGTCGTCCCTCGATCCGAGCCTTCCGCTGTGGCGGGTGGTCACCGAGCCGCTCTGGCGCAGCGGGAAGGTACGCGACGCGCGCGAGCTCCGCCGTCGGGCGGAAGAGCTCCTCGTCGACGTGGATCTGGATCCGGCGTGGATCGTTCGGCGAAGGCACGAACTGTCGGGCGGGCAACGGCAGCGGGTGGCGATCGCGCGGGCGATCTCGCACCGGCCCGATGTCCTCATCGCGGACGAGCCGACGTCGGCGCTCGATGTCACCGTCCAGGTCAAGGTTCTGGATCTGCTCGCACGCCTCCAGCGGGAGCACGGCTTCGCCTGCATCTTCATCAGCCACGATCTCTACGTGGTCTCGACCATCTCGGACCGCGTTCTCGTGATGAAGGACGGGCAGGTGGTCGAGACCGGACCCACCGACGAGGTGATCCACAACCCCGAGAACGAGTACACCAGAACGCTGCTCGGT contains:
- a CDS encoding ABC transporter permease, which gives rise to MFLVLCFIFIYPLVTSVNPLTQDIENAFAPIGTPGHVLGTDNLGRDTLARLVLGLRTEILVCAAGTLLAAVVGTLVGILAAYFRGLSDLLMMRAVDIVLAFPNLVFAMLIVALYGAGDLTVVAVCAMAFFPNFARLTYGEVLSLRRALYVESAELFGGTRLQVIRGPLLRGVGPLVLAQAFLTLAFAVGLESGLSFLGLGITPPSPSLGLMIATGQQYFMQSPWQLLIPSIVLVVLLVALGYVADWVRDLLDPRGVTRVRRGARTGFAQRRNGMSFGQGAGA
- a CDS encoding dipeptide ABC transporter ATP-binding protein, whose amino-acid sequence is MNARDDILLTVEDLDIEVSGKSIVEGASFSVAKGEVVAIVGESGAGKSMTAMAIPHLLPPGATRRGSIRFDGDELLEVSDAGMRRYRGAEIACVYQEPMTALNPLHTVGDFLTEAIRSHATGARGGQRRPQELLDLVGLGGYDDLLRRYPHQLSGGQRQRIMAAGAVAWEPKLLIADEPTTALDVTTQRNLLAMFRELVEREKMSMIFVTHDMGVVADIADSVVVMRNGKVVETGDVYSIFARPAHEYTRSLLSAARALHTSEADAASPAAAGAPEKPATPAGTGAVDPPVLEVRDLVVEYRRTGLRRRRTEESRRAAVRDANLTVARGETLGIVGESGSGKSTIARSILGLTPATSGSVSIAGVDMVGLRGRDRRRALSRLGVVFQDPTSSLDPSLPLWRVVTEPLWRSGKVRDARELRRRAEELLVDVDLDPAWIVRRRHELSGGQRQRVAIARAISHRPDVLIADEPTSALDVTVQVKVLDLLARLQREHGFACIFISHDLYVVSTISDRVLVMKDGQVVETGPTDEVIHNPENEYTRTLLGAIPVPDPVVQRGRRELAGAQ